The Eubacteriaceae bacterium Marseille-Q4139 genome has a window encoding:
- a CDS encoding thioesterase family protein, whose amino-acid sequence MLTIGIKGREEVMVTEENTAKAMGSGTLDVFATPAMTALMEMTAWKSVAPFLEDGDGTVGTLLQITHDAPTPLGMKVFCESELLEIDGRRLVFHVAAFDAKGKIGEGRHERFVINNERFAAKAEKKREK is encoded by the coding sequence AGGGACGCGAAGAAGTCATGGTGACAGAGGAAAATACGGCGAAGGCCATGGGCAGCGGGACGCTTGACGTGTTCGCAACGCCGGCCATGACGGCGCTTATGGAAATGACGGCTTGGAAAAGCGTCGCCCCGTTTTTGGAGGACGGCGACGGAACCGTCGGGACGCTGCTTCAGATCACCCACGACGCCCCCACGCCCCTCGGCATGAAGGTCTTTTGCGAAAGCGAGCTTTTGGAAATCGACGGACGCCGCCTCGTCTTCCACGTGGCTGCGTTTGATGCGAAAGGGAAAATCGGCGAAGGCCGGCATGAGCGGTTTGTCATCAACAATGAGAGGTTTGCGGCGAAGGCGGAGAAAAAGAGAGAAAAGTAG